The DNA window ACTACTATGAGAGAGAATACAGAGAATTAGATGCTAAATACACTAAATTATTAGTAGAAGCCAAAAAGAGACAAAACACAGTTTTAACTGAAGCCGCTACTGAAAGACAAAATAATTGCACTGTAGATGAGTTAATGAGTGTGCTCAAAGAGTATAATAGACTATTAGAAAATATCAACTCTAAACTCAAGTCTGATGCCAGTCTTGCAAATTGTATCCCGTCTATTATACCAGTGAAGGGATACCTAATTCAAACATTTGGACCGACTCATGATATATTTACAGGACAACAAAGATTTTGTCAGGGTATTGACATAGCCGCTCCAAAGGGGACTGAAATTTATGCACCCGCTTATGGGATAGCTAAATTTACAGGAATTAAGCAACATGCCGGTCTTATGATTGTAATTGAGCATGGACGTAAAATTGAGACAAGATACTCACACCTTTCACTTATAAAAGTTAAAAAATACCAATATGTTAAAAGAGGTGATATAATTGGGCTTGTTGGGACAACTGGTAAAACAATTGGACCGAGACTCCACTATGAAGTATGGGTAAATGGAGAACCTAAAGACCCACTTGATTTTATTCTATAATTTATGTGAAATTTAGTGTAGTGGCGTATTGCAATACGCCACTATAACTGTCTGTGACCGAAGAGACCCTTTTTATTATAAAACCGGATGCCGTAGAACACAAACTTATTGGTAAGATTCTTACAAGAATAGAAGCAGAAGGATTTGAGATTGTTGAATTAAAGTTATTAAAGCTATCAAAAAAATTGGCAGCAGAATTTTACGATATACATCGTGGTAAGCCATTTTTTGACGAACTCGTCAAATTTATCAGCTCAGGTAAAATTGTTGTTGCCTTGTTAGCACGTGGAAATGCAGTTACTTATCTAAGAAGAGTTGTTGGTGCAACTGACCCTAAAAATGCAAGCCCAGGTACACTTAGGCACCAATTTGGGACATCCACTTGTAAAAACGCTGTCCATGCAGCAGATTCAAAAGAAACTGCAGCTAGAGAAATACAGTTCTTCTTTCCCGGCAAACTGTCATTCTGAACCCTTCGCCTGTTATTCTGACCCTGAGCGGAGCGAAGGGGAAGAATCTCAATAGGCTCAGGGTAAACTACGTGAAGAATCTAATG is part of the bacterium genome and encodes:
- a CDS encoding M23 family metallopeptidase gives rise to the protein MRVIIIPHNTSKIREIRINKLLIIILLLFIIISFTSKYLYQKESLNVSKLKENNDHLERNLHYYEREYRELDAKYTKLLVEAKKRQNTVLTEAATERQNNCTVDELMSVLKEYNRLLENINSKLKSDASLANCIPSIIPVKGYLIQTFGPTHDIFTGQQRFCQGIDIAAPKGTEIYAPAYGIAKFTGIKQHAGLMIVIEHGRKIETRYSHLSLIKVKKYQYVKRGDIIGLVGTTGKTIGPRLHYEVWVNGEPKDPLDFIL
- the ndk gene encoding nucleoside-diphosphate kinase, with the protein product MTEETLFIIKPDAVEHKLIGKILTRIEAEGFEIVELKLLKLSKKLAAEFYDIHRGKPFFDELVKFISSGKIVVALLARGNAVTYLRRVVGATDPKNASPGTLRHQFGTSTCKNAVHAADSKETAAREIQFFFPGKLSF